One window of Medicago truncatula cultivar Jemalong A17 chromosome 2, MtrunA17r5.0-ANR, whole genome shotgun sequence genomic DNA carries:
- the LOC112419459 gene encoding uncharacterized protein: MRGRVQHPQWLFSGFREAVNDCGLIDMPMQGHTYTWSRRMGSNHVVEERLDRALVNNSWMTMFPQCLLKNLVTGASDHSPILLCTEQKFYDFKKRQFRFENSWLVEPELDSVVHDGWFHDVNEPMITRLQHCTEELDQWGRSLRKRYKEDIQKCKDIIEELQGLGDVETDGEIVLLKEKLNLLLIQEDTFWKQRAKIFWMKDGDMNAKFFHAAATSRKQKNKITKLFNDEDVEISS, from the coding sequence ATGCGTGGAAGAGTTCAACATCCACAATGGCTCTTTAGTGGTTTTCGAGAAGCTGTTAATGACTGTGGCTTAATTGATATGCCTATGCAAGGACACACATATACTTGGTCTAGAAGAATGGGATCGAATCATGTTGTTGAAGAGAGACTTGATCGGGCTTTGGTTAATAATTCCTGGATGACTATGTTCCCTCAGTGCTTACTTAAAAATTTAGTAACGGGTGCATCTGACCATTCCCCTATCCTCCTTTGCACTGAACAAAAATTCTATGATTTCAAAAAGAGACAATTTCGCTTTGAGAATAGTTGGCTTGTTGAACCTGAGTTGGATTCGGTGGTTCATGACGGCTGGTTTCATGATGTGAATGAACCAATGATCACACGACTCCAGCATTGTACAGAGGAGTTGGACCAGTGGGGACGCTCACTTCGTAAGAGGTACAAAGAGGACATTCAAAAGTGCAAGGACATAATTGAAGAATTACAAGGGTTGGGTGATGTGGAGACCGATGGTGAGATAGTTCTTTTGAAGGAAAAGTTGAATCTTTTGCTTATACAAGAGGATACTTTTTGGAAACAGCGAGCTAAGATTTTTTGGATGAAGGATGGTGATATGAATGCTAAGTTTTTTCATGCAGCTGCCACTTCAcgaaaacaaaagaataaaattacAAAGTTATTTAATGATGAAGATGTGGAAATTAGTTCATAG
- the LOC11414774 gene encoding zinc transporter 2 translates to MASFKTLKSTFLILCLLASFFLNPIKAHGGHDDSDHDSDNINIRSRSLVLVKIWCLIILFVFTFIGGVSPYYFRWNEVFLLLGTQFAGGVFLGTSMMHFLSDSNETFEDLTKKTYPFAFMLACSGYLLTMFGDCVVVYVTSNNQREAKVEELEGGRTPQEEEGTTELAMDESNVAFMKTTNVGDTILLILALCFHSVFEGIAVGISGTKEEAWRNLWTISLHKIFAAIAMGIALLRMLPKRPLITTAGYSFAFAISSPIGVGIGIAIDATTEGKTADWMYAISMGIACGVFVYVAINHLISKGFKPQRKSRFDTPWFRFLAVLFGVAVIAVVMIWD, encoded by the exons ATGGCTTCCTTCAAAACCCTAAAGTCAACGTTCCTTATTTTGTGTCTCTTAGCCTCCTTCTTCTTGAATCCAATCAAAGCTCATGGAGGACACGATGATTCCGACCATGATTCCGACAACATAAATATACGTTCGAGGAGTTTGGTCCTTGTTAAAATATGGTGTTTGATCATCTTGTTTGTTTTCACTTTCATAGGTGGTGTGTCTCCTTATTATTTCCGTTGGAACGAGGTTTTTCTTCTATTAGGGACACAATTTGCTGGTGGTGTTTTTCTTGGAACATCAATGATGCATTTCTTGAGTGATTCAAATGAAACTTTTGAAGATCTTACCAAGAAAACTTACCCTTTTGCCTTCATGTTGGCTTGTTCTGGATATCTTTTAACCATGTTTGGTGATTGTGTGGTGGTTTATGTAACAAGTAATAATCAGAGGGAAGCTAAAGTTGAGGAACTTGAAGGAGGAAGAACACCTCAAGAAGAAGAGGGAACGACCGAGTTGGCGATGGATGAGAGCAACGTTGCATTCATGAAGACTACTAATGTGGGAGATACTATTTTGCTTATTCTTGCACTTTGTTTTCATTCGGTTTTTGAAGGCATAGCCGTTGGAATTTCAG GTACTAAGGAAGAAGCATGGAGGAATTTGTGGACAATATCATTACACAAGATATTTGCTGCAATAGCAATGGGAATCGCATTGCTAAGAATGTTACCAAAAAGACCATTAATAACAACAGCAGGATATTCATTTGCATTTGCTATCTCTAGCCCAATTGGCGTAGGAATTGGAATTGCAATCGACGCAACAACAGAAGGAAAAACAGCGGATTGGATGTATGCAATATCAATGGGCATTGCTTGTGGTGTTTTTGTCTATGTTGCTATCAATCATTTGATATCTAAAGGCTTCAAACCGCAGAGGAAGAGCCGTTTCGACACTCCATGGTTTAGGTTTCTGGCTGTGCTTTTTGGTGTTGCTGTAATTGCAGTTGTCATGATTTGGGATTGA
- the LOC11419123 gene encoding E3 ubiquitin-protein ligase RDUF2: MNSETETPSSTTSFWCYSCTRFIHILNQNNVVCPHCQNGFVEEIHAGQSPAVSLFADGIQSSRRQTSRRRRRNAGGSRSPFNPVIVLRGPREDTTAGVGADAGGGDSEGNTSSFELYYEDSNGTDLRPLPPSMSELLLGSGFDRLLEQFSQIEINGFGRSENPPASKAAIESIPTVEITDSEMESEIHCAVCKEQFELGSEARKMPCNHLYHSDCILPWLSMRNSCPVCRHELPSDQNASESRISGQIDEEAVGLTIWRLPGGGFAVGRFAGGRRAGEIQLPIVYTEMDGNNSNEDSRRISLTVGSNRVRERRGIRRIFRNFLSFFGNVNLNRSFSGSLFRRSSRRRSRTWVTEE; this comes from the coding sequence atgaacTCGGAAACTGAAACACCATCCTCAACGACGTCGTTTTGGTGCTACAGCTGCACACGTTTCATTCACATCTTGAACCAAAACAACGTTGTTTGTCCTCACTGCCAAAACGGCTTCGTTGAAGAGATTCACGCCGGTCAATCACCGGCGGTTTCTCTTTTCGCCGACGGAATTCAGTCCTCCAGAAGACAAACCTCCCGCCGCAGACGTCGTAACGCCGGCGGCAGCCGTTCGCCTTTTAATCCGGTGATCGTTCTCCGTGGACCTAGAGAAGACACCACCGCCGGTGTCGGTGCAGACGCCGGCGGGGGTGATAGCGAGGGGAATACAAGTAGTTTTGAATTATACTATGAAGACAGTAATGGCACCGATCTACGTCCACTTCCACCAAGCATGTCGGAGCTATTACTCGGTTCCGGCTTCGATCGGTTGTTAGAGCAATTCTCTCAAATTGAAATCAACGGTTTCGGAAGGTCGGAGAATCCACCGGCGTCAAAGGCGGCGATAGAGTCAATACCAACAGTTGAAATCACCGATTCAGAAATGGAATCCGAAATTCACTGTGCAGTTTGCAAAGAACAATTCGAGCTAGGTTCTGAAGCGCGTAAGATGCCGTGTAATCATCTTTACCATTCCGATTGCATTCTCCCATGGCTTTCAATGCGAAATTCGTGCCCGGTGTGTCGGCACGAGTTACCGTCCGATCAAAACGCGTCGGAGAGTAGAATTTCCGGTCAGATTGATGAAGAAGCGGTTGGATTGACAATATGGAGGTTACCGGGAGGTGGATTTGCTGTTGGAAGATTTGCCGGTGGGCGGAGAGCCGGTGAGATTCAGTTACCGATTGTTTACACGGAGATGGATGGTAACAATTCAAACGAAGATTCTAGAAGAATTTCTTTGACTGTGGGAAGTAATAGAGTTAGAGAGAGACGTGGAATTAGGAGAATTTTTCGAAATTTTTTGTCGTTTTTTGGGAATGTTAATTTAAATCGTAGCTTTTCTGGTTCGTTGTTTCGTAGAAGctcaagaagaagaagcagaacTTGGGTTACAGAAGAATAA